A window of Prolixibacter sp. SD074 contains these coding sequences:
- a CDS encoding GNAT family N-acetyltransferase — MEVSYRLIAPNDNAPLAEMIRKVFREFKIDRPGTVYTDPTTDHLYELFQVPKAEYRIAGANSEIVGGCGIYPSNGLPEGCAELVKFYVAAPVRGTGIGKQLMAQCIDSARKQGYQQLYLESLPELEKAVGMYEKAGFRRLKQPIGDTGHYACTVWMLKDL, encoded by the coding sequence ATGGAGGTTAGCTACCGCTTAATAGCACCTAATGACAATGCGCCGTTGGCGGAAATGATTCGGAAAGTATTCCGGGAATTCAAAATCGATCGTCCGGGCACCGTTTACACCGATCCCACTACCGATCACCTGTACGAGCTTTTCCAGGTACCGAAAGCAGAATATCGGATTGCCGGGGCCAACAGTGAAATTGTTGGCGGATGCGGCATCTACCCTTCCAACGGTTTGCCGGAAGGATGCGCCGAGTTGGTAAAATTCTACGTCGCGGCGCCGGTACGCGGGACAGGAATCGGCAAGCAATTGATGGCACAATGCATCGATTCGGCCCGCAAACAGGGCTACCAACAACTCTATCTCGAATCACTTCCCGAACTGGAAAAGGCTGTAGGCATGTATGAAAAGGCAGGCTTCCGCCGATTGAAACAACCCATCGGCGATACGGGCCATTACGCCTGCACCGTATGGATGCTAAAGGATTTATAA
- a CDS encoding aconitase/3-isopropylmalate dehydratase large subunit family protein, producing the protein MMTIIEKIIAAHSGKESVKPGEIVDISIDVRLARDFGGANVVKNLVDNQLAVDNSSKTFFTFDCNPTGSDQKYAANQQKCRLFARDFNIRVYDINSGIGTHLAIDKGLAVPGSTVVSTDSHANILGAIGAFGQGMGDRDIAAAWARGAVWFKVPESVKITLSGKRPTGVYAKDIVLNLLQHFGASSLLGKSVELYGEEVDDLTLDERITISSMGTEMGAIAVFFPPSDEVVQYAKERSAEDFEPVFADGDAHYAENFELNIAIFVPAISLPGKPHDVVPVEQVKGTKIDSSFIGSCTNGRMEDMRAAARILKGRKVAPGVVLKIVPSTDEVWNACMDEGLIRIFKNAGAMLSNAGCAGCAAGQVGQNGPGEKTVSTGNRNFAGKQGKGDVYLVSPATAAASAVAGHITTEDDLPEQPSLFEEGHGKQEAVLVTHHVSEKEKPSVVEGRVWLVIEDNIDTDMIFHNQHLAITELSEMGKYTFGNLKGWEDFASKVQPGDMVITGKNFGAGSSRQQAVDCFKSLSVQAVLAESFGAIYERNAINAGFPIMTYESIEELELQNGDVIAVEFETGKITNRRNGKNITVQPFSDVQMEIYRKGDLLHV; encoded by the coding sequence ATGATGACCATCATTGAAAAAATAATTGCGGCCCATTCCGGGAAGGAGTCGGTGAAACCGGGCGAGATTGTCGATATCAGTATTGATGTTCGCCTGGCCCGGGATTTCGGTGGGGCCAATGTAGTGAAGAACCTGGTGGACAACCAGCTGGCTGTAGATAACAGCTCAAAAACTTTCTTCACCTTCGACTGCAATCCAACCGGTTCGGATCAGAAATATGCTGCCAATCAGCAAAAGTGCCGGCTCTTTGCCCGCGATTTCAATATCCGGGTGTACGATATCAATTCCGGAATCGGAACGCATCTGGCGATTGATAAAGGTCTGGCTGTTCCCGGGTCAACTGTCGTATCCACCGATTCGCATGCGAATATTCTGGGGGCCATCGGCGCTTTTGGACAAGGCATGGGCGACCGCGATATAGCCGCTGCCTGGGCACGGGGAGCTGTTTGGTTCAAAGTGCCGGAGTCGGTAAAAATTACCCTTTCGGGAAAACGCCCGACTGGTGTTTACGCCAAGGATATTGTCCTGAACCTGCTGCAACATTTCGGTGCCAGTAGTTTGTTGGGCAAATCGGTAGAACTTTATGGTGAAGAGGTTGATGACCTCACGTTGGACGAACGCATCACCATCTCTTCCATGGGAACGGAAATGGGGGCTATTGCGGTTTTTTTCCCGCCATCGGATGAGGTGGTTCAATATGCAAAAGAACGCTCAGCTGAAGATTTTGAACCTGTATTTGCCGATGGAGACGCTCACTATGCAGAAAACTTCGAACTGAATATAGCAATCTTTGTTCCTGCCATTTCCCTTCCGGGAAAACCACACGATGTGGTTCCGGTGGAGCAGGTGAAAGGCACCAAAATCGATTCTTCGTTTATCGGAAGTTGTACGAACGGTCGCATGGAAGATATGCGGGCTGCTGCCCGGATTCTGAAAGGCCGGAAAGTGGCTCCCGGTGTCGTCTTGAAAATTGTTCCGTCAACCGATGAGGTGTGGAATGCCTGCATGGACGAAGGGCTGATTCGTATTTTTAAAAATGCCGGTGCCATGCTGAGCAATGCCGGATGTGCCGGATGTGCTGCCGGTCAGGTGGGACAAAACGGCCCGGGTGAGAAAACCGTTAGTACCGGGAACCGAAATTTTGCCGGCAAACAAGGCAAAGGTGACGTGTACTTAGTTTCGCCGGCTACGGCTGCTGCTTCTGCGGTAGCGGGTCATATTACCACCGAAGACGACCTGCCGGAACAACCTTCTTTATTCGAGGAAGGACATGGCAAACAGGAAGCGGTACTGGTAACGCATCATGTAAGTGAAAAAGAAAAGCCGTCAGTAGTTGAAGGACGGGTTTGGTTGGTCATTGAAGACAACATCGATACCGACATGATTTTCCACAATCAGCACCTGGCGATTACCGAACTGTCGGAGATGGGGAAATATACCTTTGGTAACCTGAAGGGCTGGGAAGATTTTGCTTCCAAAGTGCAACCGGGTGATATGGTCATTACCGGCAAAAACTTTGGCGCCGGAAGTTCCCGTCAACAGGCGGTCGACTGTTTCAAATCGTTGAGCGTACAGGCTGTTTTGGCTGAATCGTTCGGGGCTATTTACGAGCGAAATGCTATCAACGCCGGCTTCCCGATTATGACCTATGAGTCGATTGAAGAACTGGAACTTCAGAATGGTGATGTAATTGCCGTTGAATTCGAAACCGGAAAGATCACGAATCGGCGAAACGGTAAGAACATTACGGTTCAGCCGTTTTCAGATGTTCAAATGGAAATCTACCGGAAGGGAGATTTACTTCATGTATGA
- a CDS encoding saccharopine dehydrogenase family protein: MKKVFIIGAGRSSATLIRYMEEQAPTYSWKITVGDQDINLVNDKIAPPTRAIAFNVFDEEQRNLEIEQADIVVSMLPARLHQVVALTCLKFGKSLLTASYVSDELNDLDAEVKAKGLLFLNEMGVDPGIDHMSAMRLIDRVKSEGHAITDFESFTGGLVAPESDNNPWNYKFTWNPRNVVVAGQGGPAKFLQEGKYKYIPYNRLFRRTEVIDIEGFGKFEGYANRDSLKYIDKYNLQGVPTVYRGTLRRPGYCRAWDIFVQLGATDDTYFMENTGNMTYKEFINSFLYYAEAAVRLKLYHYMHIDQDSDIIDKLEYLELFSDKKIGLERATPAQIMEHILSEKWKMEPDDKDMVVMWHKLLYNRNGDSHPVTMTSSMVVLGEDSVHTAMSKTVGLSLAIATKMVMTGQIALTGVHIPNRKEIYGPVLNELESYGIAFVEKEG, encoded by the coding sequence ATGAAAAAAGTATTCATCATTGGTGCCGGGCGTTCGTCCGCTACGCTGATCCGGTATATGGAAGAGCAGGCGCCTACTTACAGTTGGAAAATCACGGTCGGTGACCAGGATATCAACCTGGTGAACGATAAGATAGCGCCGCCAACCCGCGCCATTGCCTTTAATGTGTTCGATGAAGAGCAACGGAACCTGGAAATAGAACAAGCAGACATCGTAGTATCGATGCTGCCGGCCCGTTTGCATCAGGTGGTGGCGCTGACCTGTCTCAAATTTGGTAAGTCATTGCTAACAGCTTCTTACGTGTCTGACGAACTGAACGATCTGGATGCGGAAGTGAAGGCGAAAGGCTTACTCTTCCTGAACGAGATGGGCGTTGACCCGGGGATTGATCACATGTCGGCGATGCGGCTGATTGACCGGGTGAAAAGCGAAGGACATGCCATCACCGATTTTGAATCGTTTACCGGGGGACTGGTCGCACCCGAATCGGATAACAATCCGTGGAATTATAAATTCACCTGGAACCCACGTAATGTGGTGGTGGCAGGACAGGGAGGACCAGCCAAATTCCTTCAGGAAGGAAAATACAAGTACATCCCGTACAACCGTCTTTTCCGGCGTACCGAAGTAATCGATATTGAAGGCTTCGGAAAGTTTGAAGGCTATGCCAACCGCGATTCGTTGAAGTACATCGACAAGTATAACCTGCAGGGCGTGCCTACTGTTTATAGGGGAACATTGCGACGGCCCGGATATTGCCGCGCATGGGATATTTTTGTGCAACTGGGTGCTACCGATGATACGTATTTTATGGAGAATACCGGGAACATGACCTACAAGGAGTTCATCAACTCGTTTCTCTATTATGCCGAAGCAGCGGTGCGATTGAAGCTGTATCACTACATGCACATCGATCAGGATTCCGATATTATTGACAAACTGGAATATCTGGAGCTGTTCAGTGACAAAAAAATTGGCCTGGAGCGGGCTACTCCTGCGCAGATTATGGAACATATCCTTTCGGAGAAATGGAAAATGGAACCCGACGATAAGGACATGGTAGTGATGTGGCACAAATTGCTTTACAATCGAAACGGTGATTCCCATCCGGTGACAATGACTTCTTCGATGGTGGTACTGGGCGAGGATAGTGTACACACGGCCATGTCGAAGACCGTAGGCTTGTCATTGGCTATAGCCACCAAAATGGTCATGACCGGGCAAATCGCCCTAACAGGCGTGCACATTCCCAACAGGAAAGAGATTTACGGGCCGGTGCTGAATGAATTGGAAAGTTACGGCATCGCTTTCGTTGAGAAAGAAGGATAG
- a CDS encoding NAD(P)-dependent oxidoreductase produces MKLGILKEGKVPPDRRVPFSAQQCLEIKKRFQQVELTVQPSPIRCFPDSDYLNAGISMSPDLSDCDILMGVKEVPMADLMEDKTYLFFSHTIKKQPYNKKLLQEILRKRIRLVDYEVLTGPNGMRVIGFGRFAGLVGTYKGLRALTIRHELPEPKPAYECHDLAEMKAEARKLGLPPLKIAITGGGRVTHGVMEMLDEIKVRKVSIDEYLATEHVDQPVYVQLEPDAYNKRKDGSVFDFGDFVKNPTAYEGNFLRFARTTDLLISAAYWDPNAPVLFTPEDMRGPDFRIKVISDITCDIKGSIPSTLRATTIDEPFYGYNPVTEQEEVAFINPKNITVMSVDNLPAELPRDASVDFGENLINRVLPYLLGDDSEGIVQRATITEKGKLTERYKYLGDWVNS; encoded by the coding sequence ATGAAGCTAGGTATCCTGAAAGAAGGTAAAGTACCGCCCGATCGGCGCGTGCCCTTTTCTGCCCAACAATGTCTCGAAATTAAAAAGCGTTTCCAGCAAGTGGAATTAACGGTTCAGCCGAGTCCCATCCGGTGTTTTCCGGATAGCGACTATCTGAATGCCGGTATTTCCATGAGCCCCGATTTGAGCGATTGTGATATTCTGATGGGAGTAAAAGAGGTACCGATGGCCGATTTGATGGAAGATAAAACGTATCTGTTTTTTTCTCATACCATCAAAAAACAACCGTACAACAAAAAACTTCTTCAGGAGATTCTGCGAAAGCGCATACGATTGGTCGATTATGAAGTGCTGACCGGGCCGAATGGCATGCGCGTGATTGGCTTTGGACGTTTTGCCGGACTGGTAGGAACCTACAAAGGCTTGCGCGCCCTGACTATCCGTCATGAGTTGCCCGAACCGAAGCCGGCATATGAATGCCACGATTTGGCTGAGATGAAAGCCGAAGCGCGGAAACTGGGACTTCCTCCGTTGAAAATCGCTATCACCGGCGGTGGTCGCGTTACGCACGGCGTGATGGAGATGTTGGATGAAATCAAGGTTCGCAAGGTAAGTATCGACGAATACCTGGCTACCGAACATGTTGACCAACCGGTGTATGTGCAACTCGAACCCGATGCTTACAATAAACGCAAGGATGGCAGCGTTTTTGATTTTGGAGATTTTGTGAAAAATCCAACGGCGTACGAAGGTAATTTCCTCCGGTTTGCCCGGACCACCGATTTGCTCATTTCGGCTGCCTACTGGGATCCCAATGCGCCGGTATTATTTACCCCGGAAGATATGCGTGGCCCGGATTTCCGCATTAAAGTGATTTCTGACATTACCTGCGACATCAAAGGTTCTATCCCGTCTACTTTGCGGGCGACTACTATCGATGAGCCGTTTTATGGATACAATCCGGTAACGGAACAGGAAGAAGTAGCTTTTATCAACCCGAAAAATATTACGGTGATGTCGGTGGATAATTTGCCGGCCGAGTTGCCGCGCGATGCTTCTGTCGATTTTGGTGAAAACCTTATCAATCGGGTGTTGCCTTATTTATTGGGAGACGATTCTGAAGGCATTGTTCAACGGGCCACGATTACCGAAAAAGGAAAGCTAACAGAACGATATAAATACCTCGGGGATTGGGTGAATTCCTGA
- a CDS encoding HD domain-containing protein has protein sequence MSNLEQVYDLWPELLWIKNEELRGQTAEAWRLALEKSVLTPEDLHRIPFTLLCGPDLKVSFMDHKRAVVHIARESGMKMNEFFKNELPVNMDVLISGAILADVGKLLEYELDQNGNSFQGKYGKLLRHPFSGVSLAESCGVPAEVCHIIATHAGEGDMVKRTTEAYIVHHADFMTFLPFKAMSNEK, from the coding sequence ATGAGCAACCTGGAACAAGTATATGACCTCTGGCCGGAACTGCTCTGGATTAAAAATGAGGAACTTCGCGGACAGACGGCTGAAGCCTGGCGGTTGGCGCTGGAGAAAAGCGTGTTGACGCCGGAAGATCTGCACCGGATTCCGTTCACACTTCTTTGTGGGCCGGATTTGAAAGTCAGCTTCATGGACCATAAACGGGCTGTCGTTCACATTGCCCGCGAAAGCGGTATGAAGATGAACGAGTTTTTCAAAAATGAGCTACCGGTAAACATGGATGTCCTGATTTCCGGTGCTATCCTGGCTGATGTGGGCAAACTACTGGAATATGAGCTGGACCAAAACGGGAATTCCTTCCAGGGAAAATATGGCAAACTGCTGAGGCATCCGTTTTCGGGAGTTTCGCTGGCTGAATCGTGTGGCGTTCCGGCGGAAGTCTGCCATATCATTGCCACGCACGCCGGCGAAGGCGACATGGTGAAACGCACTACAGAGGCGTACATCGTGCACCATGCCGATTTTATGACGTTTCTGCCCTTTAAGGCAATGAGCAATGAAAAATGA
- a CDS encoding aldehyde dehydrogenase family protein: protein MQEMKDVLKTLGIKDVNPGLCTGTKWIDTSGDKLTSYSPADGKVIAEIQQATLEDYRKVIDTAKGAFKVWKKVPAPKRGEIVRQIGLELRKYKEPLGRLVSYEMGKIYQEGLGEVQEMIDICDFALGQSRQLYGYTMHSERPEHRIYDQYHSLGIVGVVSAFNFPVAVWSWNAMIALAAGDVVVWKPSSKVLLCAIAVHNIVSGVLKRNDIPEGVLNLVATSSKYLGDDMFSDKNIPLISFTGSTRVGRKVGRLVGERLGRSILELGGNNAVIVTPTSNQDMALRAIVFGAVGTTGQRCTSTRRVILHDSIYEEFKNKLLNVYKGLKIGNPLDEKNHVGPLIDKGASDTYFKAIEKVKAEGGKILFGGEVYKDAGCGSGCYVVPCVAEVENHYEIVQEETFAPLLYVIKYSTLDEAIELHNAVPQGLSSAMFSSNLLETERFLSHDGSDCGIANINIGTSGAEIGGAFGGEKDTGGGRESGSDAWKAYMRRQTNTINYGSELPLAQGIEFNV from the coding sequence ATGCAAGAAATGAAAGATGTACTGAAAACATTAGGCATCAAAGATGTGAATCCGGGGTTGTGCACCGGTACGAAATGGATTGATACCTCCGGCGATAAACTTACGTCGTATTCTCCGGCTGATGGAAAAGTGATTGCTGAGATTCAACAGGCAACACTGGAGGATTACCGGAAAGTGATTGATACGGCAAAGGGTGCCTTCAAGGTATGGAAGAAAGTACCTGCTCCGAAACGCGGAGAGATTGTTCGCCAGATTGGTCTTGAACTACGCAAATACAAAGAGCCACTGGGCCGTTTGGTTTCCTACGAAATGGGGAAAATATACCAGGAAGGACTGGGGGAAGTGCAGGAGATGATCGATATCTGTGATTTTGCATTGGGACAATCGCGCCAGTTGTATGGTTATACCATGCACTCCGAGCGTCCTGAACACCGCATATACGATCAGTATCATTCATTGGGTATTGTTGGCGTGGTTTCAGCGTTTAACTTCCCGGTAGCGGTTTGGTCGTGGAACGCCATGATTGCTTTGGCCGCCGGCGATGTAGTGGTTTGGAAACCCTCTTCTAAGGTACTGCTTTGTGCAATTGCTGTTCATAATATTGTGTCCGGTGTACTGAAACGCAACGATATTCCGGAAGGCGTGCTCAACCTGGTGGCTACCAGTTCGAAGTACCTGGGCGACGATATGTTCAGCGACAAGAACATTCCGCTGATTTCGTTCACCGGTTCTACCCGCGTGGGTAGGAAAGTCGGCCGTTTGGTTGGTGAACGTTTGGGCCGTTCTATTTTAGAGTTGGGAGGAAACAATGCGGTGATTGTTACCCCGACGTCCAACCAGGATATGGCGCTTCGGGCTATCGTATTTGGTGCTGTTGGAACAACTGGTCAGCGCTGTACTTCTACCCGCCGCGTTATTCTTCACGATAGTATTTACGAAGAGTTTAAGAACAAACTGCTCAACGTTTACAAAGGATTGAAAATTGGTAATCCACTCGACGAGAAAAACCATGTGGGTCCGCTGATTGACAAAGGGGCTTCGGATACTTATTTCAAAGCCATTGAAAAAGTGAAAGCTGAAGGTGGCAAGATTCTCTTTGGTGGTGAAGTTTATAAGGACGCCGGTTGCGGGTCGGGATGCTATGTGGTGCCTTGCGTTGCTGAAGTGGAAAATCATTATGAAATCGTTCAGGAAGAAACGTTCGCACCGTTGCTCTACGTTATCAAATACAGTACACTGGATGAAGCCATCGAACTGCATAACGCGGTTCCGCAAGGTCTGTCATCCGCAATGTTTTCATCCAACCTGCTGGAAACGGAAAGGTTCCTGTCGCACGACGGTTCCGATTGCGGAATTGCCAATATTAACATTGGTACTTCCGGCGCTGAGATTGGTGGCGCTTTTGGTGGGGAAAAGGATACCGGTGGCGGCCGGGAATCGGGGTCTGACGCCTGGAAAGCTTATATGCGCAGACAAACCAATACCATTAACTATGGTTCGGAATTGCCGTTGGCCCAGGGGATCGAGTTCAATGTGTAG
- a CDS encoding aconitase/3-isopropylmalate dehydratase large subunit family protein gives MSGKTFAEKILGAPVGSIVFATPDIILSHDNSSSIEKIFRKMGGNRVADPNKLLLVLDHNAPPTNAKLANDYQQIRNFAKEQHVSGFHDVGQGICHQLMAGHARPGMLVVGSDSHTCTAGAFNAFAAGIDRTETAGLWKQGETWFRVPETIKITLTGKLPEHVYSKDLALYIIGMVGSSGADYMSIEYHGEGVKTLTVSDRMTIANLASEMGAKNAVFPADERLEEYFGAKFKAIWADDDAVFTKKYTINLSELYPVAACPHHVDNVKSIDEVAGTPVAQALIGTCTNGRIEDLRAAAAILKGHKVPEGFQLLITPASREIYLQAMKEGLVEIFLEAGGNVLSPSCGPCLGTGQGIPADGINVISTANRNFLGRMGNRNASIYLASPATVAASALRGEITSPEKATSAHKFPYHKQQTATVVIDPGDDRLQNGVWNYSDVDNLNTDQMFAGSLTYEVNSSEPGKIVPHLFKGFDGRFAERVKPGDIIVCSENFGCGSSREHPSVGLVKAGVCAVIVKSVSRIFFRSAINQGLPIIVLPEAVAAYQKGESVEVDMASGVIYIGTKIFHFNPLPEKLMQILEKGGLVNWIRESETII, from the coding sequence ATGTCAGGAAAAACGTTTGCTGAAAAAATTTTGGGTGCACCGGTTGGAAGTATCGTGTTTGCCACGCCGGATATCATCCTGTCGCACGATAATTCGTCGAGTATCGAAAAGATATTCCGCAAGATGGGCGGCAACAGGGTTGCCGATCCCAATAAATTACTGCTGGTGCTCGATCACAATGCACCGCCGACAAATGCCAAGTTGGCCAACGATTACCAGCAAATTCGCAACTTCGCGAAAGAGCAACACGTATCAGGTTTTCACGATGTGGGGCAGGGAATTTGCCATCAGTTGATGGCCGGTCATGCACGGCCCGGAATGTTGGTTGTCGGGAGTGATAGCCATACTTGCACAGCAGGAGCTTTCAACGCTTTTGCAGCTGGCATCGACCGCACGGAGACGGCTGGCCTGTGGAAACAGGGGGAAACATGGTTCCGTGTACCCGAAACCATCAAAATTACCCTCACGGGAAAATTGCCGGAGCATGTGTATTCAAAGGATTTGGCGCTGTACATTATCGGTATGGTTGGTTCTTCCGGGGCCGATTACATGTCGATCGAGTACCATGGCGAAGGTGTGAAGACGCTAACGGTGTCCGATCGGATGACCATTGCCAACCTGGCCTCGGAAATGGGCGCCAAAAATGCCGTTTTCCCGGCTGATGAAAGGCTGGAAGAATATTTCGGAGCGAAGTTCAAAGCCATTTGGGCGGATGATGATGCCGTGTTTACGAAGAAATACACCATCAATCTGTCCGAATTGTATCCGGTAGCCGCTTGTCCGCATCACGTTGACAACGTGAAAAGCATTGATGAGGTGGCCGGAACGCCGGTTGCCCAGGCGTTAATCGGAACATGCACCAACGGTCGCATCGAAGATTTACGGGCAGCTGCAGCCATCCTGAAAGGGCATAAAGTACCGGAAGGATTCCAGTTGTTGATAACTCCCGCTTCCCGCGAAATTTACCTGCAGGCCATGAAGGAAGGTTTGGTTGAAATCTTTCTGGAAGCAGGTGGAAATGTTCTTTCGCCTTCGTGCGGACCCTGTCTGGGAACAGGTCAGGGAATCCCGGCCGATGGCATCAATGTGATTTCAACGGCTAACCGCAATTTCCTTGGACGGATGGGTAACAGGAATGCTTCCATCTACCTGGCATCGCCGGCAACCGTGGCCGCTTCCGCTTTGCGTGGTGAAATTACTTCGCCCGAAAAGGCAACCTCTGCCCACAAGTTCCCGTATCACAAGCAGCAGACGGCTACCGTGGTGATTGATCCCGGTGATGACCGCCTCCAGAATGGTGTGTGGAACTATTCGGATGTGGATAACCTGAATACCGACCAGATGTTTGCCGGCAGTTTGACCTACGAGGTAAACAGCTCGGAACCCGGGAAAATTGTACCGCATCTTTTTAAAGGATTTGATGGCCGCTTTGCTGAAAGAGTGAAGCCGGGCGATATCATTGTGTGTAGTGAGAATTTCGGTTGCGGCAGCTCGCGCGAGCATCCTTCGGTTGGTTTGGTTAAAGCCGGCGTGTGTGCAGTTATTGTAAAATCGGTTTCCCGGATATTCTTCCGTTCGGCCATCAACCAGGGACTTCCCATTATTGTATTGCCCGAAGCAGTCGCCGCTTATCAGAAAGGCGAAAGTGTGGAAGTTGACATGGCTTCGGGTGTGATTTACATCGGAACCAAGATTTTCCATTTCAATCCGTTGCCCGAAAAGCTGATGCAGATTCTGGAAAAGGGCGGTTTGGTGAACTGGATCCGCGAAAGCGAAACAATTATTTAG